The following proteins are encoded in a genomic region of Synechococcus sp. ROS8604:
- the rplF gene encoding 50S ribosomal protein L6: MSRIGKSPIPIPDKVNVTLDGLAVTVKGPKGELKRTLPVGVSVNQVDNSIVVAPTSTKRSSRERHGLCRTLVANMVIGVSQGYSKKLEIVGVGSRAQVKGKTLVVSAGYSHPVEMVPPEGITFAVEGNTNVTVSGTDKELVGNEAAKIRAIRPPEPYKGKGIKYAGERILRKAGKSGKK; encoded by the coding sequence ATGTCACGTATTGGTAAAAGTCCAATCCCCATTCCCGACAAGGTGAATGTCACACTCGATGGCCTCGCCGTCACTGTGAAGGGGCCCAAGGGAGAGCTCAAACGCACCCTTCCCGTTGGTGTGAGTGTTAACCAGGTGGATAACTCCATCGTGGTGGCACCCACCAGCACAAAACGCAGTTCCCGTGAACGCCACGGTCTGTGCAGAACTCTCGTCGCCAACATGGTGATCGGAGTGAGTCAGGGCTACTCCAAAAAGCTGGAGATCGTTGGCGTGGGCTCCAGAGCCCAGGTCAAAGGCAAAACCCTTGTGGTGAGCGCTGGCTACAGCCACCCCGTTGAAATGGTGCCCCCTGAAGGCATCACCTTCGCGGTGGAAGGCAACACCAACGTCACCGTTTCAGGCACCGACAAGGAATTGGTTGGCAATGAAGCCGCCAAGATCCGCGCCATCCGTCCTCCCGAGCCTTACAAAGGCAAAGGAATTAAATATGCGGGCGAGCGCATCCTGCGTAAGGCAGGCAAGTCGGGCAAGAAGTAA
- the rpsH gene encoding 30S ribosomal protein S8 has protein sequence MANHDPISDMLTRIRNASEKRHESTKVPASRMSRSIAKVLQQEGFIAEISEQGEGVRTELVLELKYSGKHRQPTIRSMQRVSKPGLRIYKNTRGLPKVLGGLGVAIISTSKGVMSDRDARKQGVGGEVLCYVY, from the coding sequence ATGGCTAATCACGACCCAATTTCCGACATGCTCACTCGCATCCGCAATGCGAGTGAAAAACGTCACGAGTCCACAAAAGTTCCAGCATCTCGCATGTCCCGCAGCATTGCCAAAGTGCTGCAACAAGAGGGATTCATCGCTGAAATCAGCGAGCAAGGCGAGGGTGTCCGCACCGAATTGGTGCTGGAGCTCAAGTACAGCGGCAAACACCGCCAACCCACCATTCGCTCCATGCAACGGGTCAGCAAACCTGGCCTTCGCATTTACAAAAACACGCGCGGCCTGCCCAAGGTCCTCGGAGGACTAGGGGTAGCCATCATCTCCACCTCCAAGGGTGTGATGAGCGACCGCGACGCCCGCAAGCAAGGCGTGGGCGGCGAAGTGCTCTGCTACGTCTATTGA
- the rplE gene encoding 50S ribosomal protein L5, with protein MSLKQRYRETIQPKLLKDLSLSNIHEVPKVLKVTVNRGLGEAATNAKSLEASVNELAQITGQKVVITRAKKAIAAFKIRQGMPIGCAVTLRGDRMYAFLERFINLALPRIRDFRGVSPKSFDGRGNYTVGVREQIIFPEISFDKIDAIRGMDITIVTSARTDEEGRALLREMGMPFRSN; from the coding sequence ATGTCACTAAAACAGCGCTATCGGGAGACCATTCAGCCAAAATTGCTGAAAGATTTGAGTCTCTCCAACATTCATGAAGTTCCCAAGGTGCTGAAAGTCACCGTTAACCGCGGACTCGGCGAAGCAGCCACCAATGCAAAGTCTCTCGAGGCTTCGGTGAACGAATTGGCCCAAATCACAGGCCAAAAAGTTGTCATCACCAGAGCCAAGAAAGCCATTGCAGCTTTCAAAATCCGCCAGGGAATGCCGATTGGATGTGCTGTCACCCTCCGGGGTGATCGCATGTACGCGTTTCTAGAACGCTTCATCAACTTGGCGCTGCCCCGCATTCGGGATTTTCGAGGCGTTAGCCCGAAAAGCTTCGATGGCCGTGGGAATTACACCGTGGGAGTTAGAGAGCAAATCATTTTCCCTGAGATCTCTTTCGACAAGATCGACGCCATCAGAGGCATGGACATCACAATCGTGACGTCTGCCCGCACGGATGAAGAGGGCCGGGCCCTCCTCCGCGAGATGGGAATGCCATTCCGCAGCAACTGA